In the genome of Anaerolineaceae bacterium oral taxon 439, the window TTTAGCGGGTACGGCCGTGAAGCTGACGCCGGTGGTGGTCTGCCTGATCATTCCGGCCGCGCTGCTGCTGATATCCGGGATGACGAACGGAGTGGGGACGCGTTTCGCGAATCAGCTTGCGCCCGCCCTCCTGCCTGCGGCAAATCTTGTCGTTGCGGTTGCGCGTCCTTTTCATACTTTTTATCACTCGTTTGAACCGCGGCCAAAAACGTCGCAGGTTACATTCGATCAGATTGAATCGAACCTGATCGAATGGGTTGAGAACGCGCCGTCGCCGAAAAAGCTTAAGGAAGAGGAGCGGAAGATGGTCCGTTCGATACTGGGATTCAGCGATACGCTGATCCGGGAGATCATGATCCCGCGGATTGACCTGACCGCGATCGAGTTGAATACGGATCTGGCGGCTGCCGCGGAAACGATCCTGGCCTCGGGCCATTCCCGCCTGCCTGTGTATGACGATGAAATCGATAATATTGTTGGGATTCTTTACGCGAAGGACCTGATCAAGTATTATTCGGAAGAACATGCCGAACCGTTCTCGTTGAAATCGATGATGCGGGAGCCGGTTTACGTTCCTGAGTCGAAGAAAGCGGGCGACCTGCTCGCCGACATGCAGCTGGACGGAATTCACATGGTGATCGTCGTCGACGAATATGGCGGAACGGCGGGGATCGTTTCGATGGAAGATATTGTAGAGGAAATTGTCGGCGAGATTCGCGACGAATTCGATAACGCGGAAGAGATCCCGATCGAGGAGCTTGGTCCGGACGTTTATAGTTTTCTGGGACGCGTCGATATTACCGACGTGAACGAAACGCTGGGGACGCATCTATCGCGCGAATCTTCGGATACGATCGCCGGATTTATGTATACGATGATTGGAAAGGTTCCCGAGGGGGACGAAATCGTTAACGTTGAGGACTGGCGCTTTACGATCGCGGAACTGACCGGGAACCGGATTCGCCGTGTCCGCGTCGAGCGCCGAAGCGAAGATCCTGAAAGCGATACGGAGGAACCGAATGAACAGGAAGCAACTCATTGATCTCGCGCTTGACGCGCGAAAAAAATCTTACAGTCCGTATTCCGGATATGCCGTCGGCGCCGCGCTGTTGACGAAGAGCGGGGCGGTTTTTACCGGCGCGAATATCGAGAATGCCGTGCTGGGGCTGACGATCTGCGCTGAGCGGACCGCGATTTTTCAGGCGGTTCTCGCCGGCGAACGCGCGTTTGAACGGATTGTCGTCGCGACGCGGGACGGCGGTTCTCCCTGCGGCTCCTGCCGTCAGGTCATGGCCGAGTTTTCGCTCGAAATGGAAGTGACGATGGTGAACGGGGATGGAGAAATCGTCTCCGAGAGTACGGTTGCGGGGCTTCTTCCGTACGCGTTTACGCCGCTCAACCTGAAATCCGCTGAACGCGGCTGAGACCGATCGGAACGCGATGCCTTTCGTCGAAAAATCGATCCGCGTTCAGGCGATGATCCTCGCGCATTATAACTATGGGGAGTCCGACCGCTTCGTCCGCATGCTGACGCCGGACCGCGGAAAGCTCTCGGCGCTGGCGCGCGGGGTCCGAAAGATGAATTCGCGAAAAGCGGGGCATCTCGAACCGTTCACTGTCGTCAGCGCGCAGCTCGTCCAGGGGCGCGGTTCCGCCTGGACGGTCCAGCAGGTCGAAACGCAGGAGGCTTATCCTGATTTAGCGTGCAATCTGGAAACGACCTGTTACGCTGCGTATGTCGCCGAGCTGGCTGATCGGTTTTCTGATGAGGAAACGGAGAGCCGCGACTTGTTTAACCTGGTCGTGCGGACGATCCGCCGGCTTCATTCTGACGATGATCCTTATCCGGCGCTGCGTCTTTTCGATTTCCGGCTGCTGGATTTAACCGGTTACCGTCCCCAGCTGCAGGATTGCGTCGGGTGCGGCGAGGCGATTCGGCCTCAGGCGCAGTATTTTTCGTTGTCGTTTGGCGGGGCGCTCTGTCCGAATTGCGCGGCGCTCGACTGCCATGCGCTTCCGATTTCGACGCGGACGCTGAAGTTTTTTCGCTATTATCAGGCACGTTCGTTAGCCGACACGGGAGTTGTTCCCTGGCCAGGGGAGCTCCGTGCGGAATCGGACCGGATCCTGAACGCGTATTTTACGCATATTCTGGAGCGGAAAATAAACAGTCGTGAGTTCCTGGAAAAGGTGGGGTAGGGGGGAGAGGAGAATAGATCGTTGCGAAAATCAGGATTCTTCTTCTGATTGTTCAGTTCGCGATCCGGCGCTGAAAAAAGAGAAAACTGCGGTAGAATTGGTATGTCTGAGGATGTCGATCCGACGCCGTCGAATCGCGCCGAGGATTTTCAGGGCCGGTTTTTTCAACGCAGCCGCCGTTCCGTTGGTGAATGCGTAAAAACATTTCTATTATTTTTATCCTGTCGGAATCGGCGAGGCCGGGTTCGGCAAGAAAGGAGAACGTATGGAAATTACTGTGACGCCGGAGGTTGCCAACGCCGTCGACGCCGCCGTTTCGGGAGCGAACAGCGCGATTATCCGTCAGGCGCTCGCGATTACCGGGATCGGGATGCTGATTTTGTTCGTGTCCCTGCTGATTCTCTGGGCGGCGATGGAATTGTTGGTCCGATTCGTTAAAGACGCGCCGAAGTCTGCGGACGACGAACGCATGGGCGAGACCGATGAGGCCGGCGAGATTGCCGTCAAGGCGAAGGTTGCCGCCGCCGCGGCGGGATATGTTCTTTCGAAAAAGGAGTAATCGCCTGGCGCGGCGCGCGCCGATCGATGCTCAGGATAAAAATAAGGAGTATTTCATATGAAACTTGTTGTTGCGGTTGAAGGGAAAACCTTCAACGTTGAAATTGAAAATCCGAACGCTTCGCCGCTCATCGTCAACGTCGACGGGACTGCGTTTTCCGTCTCGGCGGACGGCGCGGCTGAACCCGCCGCTGCCGCTGCAGCTCCTGCCGCCGGCGGTGCCGACGTTATCGCCCCGATCCCCGGCGTAATTCAGGAAGTCAACGTTAAGGAAGGTCAGACAGTTAAGAAGGGCGACGTTCTTTTTGTCCTCGAAGCGATGAAGATGAAGAATAATATCACGGCGAAAACGGCCGGGAAAGTCGCTTCGGTCAACGTTTCAAAAGGCGATTCGGTTACGCATGGCCAGGTCCTGATGACTTACGTTGGATCGCCCGCCCCCGTCCCGACCGAAACGAAGACGGTCGCGCCGACCGCTGAAGCGCCGAAGGCTTCGGGCGGTTCCGAAGTGACCGCTCCGATCCCGGGCGTTATCCAGGAAGTCAACGTCAAGGAAGGTCAGACAGTTAAGAAGGGCGACGTTCTTTTTGTCCTCGAAGCGATGAAGATGAAGAATAATATCACGGCGAAGACGGCGGGTACGATCGTTTCTGTTAATGTTTCGAAAGGCGATACGGTTTCACACGGGCAAGTATTGCTGACCTATAAGGCGTAAGAGGAGTCCCTCATGAGCATTAGCAGTATTTTTGATACGTTCTATTTCCTGAACTGGAAAGAATTAGTTATGATCGCGATCGGCCTGATCCTGATTTATCTGGCGATCGTTCGCGAATATGAACCGACGCTGCTGCTGCCGATCGGGTTCGGCTGTATTCTTGCCAACTTGGGAATGTCCTCCTATCAGACGTTTACCGCGACCGAAATCAACGCGGCGACCGGCGAAATCGTATCGGTTACGAAATCCGGTTTCATGAAGGTTCTTTACGACGCAGGGATCGGGACCGAGCTTTTCCCGCTCCTGATTTTTATCGGCGTGGGCGCGATGATCGACTTTCGTCCGCTGCTTGCGATGCCGAAGATGGTTATCCTTGGCGCGGCCGGGCAGTTCGGAATTTACGGGACGCTGATTCTCGCTTCGGCGCTCGCGAAGTTCATCCCGGGCCTGAACTGGGGCTTGGCGGAGACCGCTTCGATCGGTACGATCGGCGCGATCGACGGACCGACGGCGATCTACGTCACGTCAAAAATCGCGCCGCAGATCCTGGGCCCGGTCGCGGTCGCCGCTTATTCGTACATGAGCCTGATCCCGATTATTCAGCCTCCGGTCATGAAGGCGCTGACGTCGAGAAAAGACCGGATGATCCATATGGAATACGCGCCGAGGCCGGTTTCCGACCGCGCGATTATCGTTTTCCCGATGCTGGTCACGATCGCGATTTCGATTATCTCCCCTGACGCCGCGCCGTTGATCGCCGCGCTGATGCTGGGGAACTTGATGAAGGAGTCGGGCGTTGTCGATCGTCTTGATAAAGCGTCGCAGAACGAAATTATCAACGTTTCGACGTTGTTCCTCGGGTTGACGGTCGGCGGAACGATGACCGGGGATCAGTTCCTGAACTTCGGCGTCCTGATTATCATGGTTCTCGGATTATTCGCGTTCGTTCTCGATACCGCCGCCGGCGTTCTCTTTGGTCAGTTGATGAAAGTCCTGACCGGCGGGAAGATTAACCCGCTGATCGGCGCCTGCGGAATCAGCGCGTTCCCGATGGCCGGACGGATCGCCGCGCAGATGGCGCTTGAAGAAGACGATGGGAACTTTATTCTGATGCATGCGATGGGCGCGAACACGGCGGGCCAGCTGGGCTCGGTTATTGCCGGCGGCGTCCTCCTGGCGCTCGTACAGAGTATTCTGTAAAACGTTCTTTTCTGCGATATGAAAACGCCTCTCGGATCCGGGAGGCGTTTTTTGAATAGCGGGGAACAGAAATACCGGTGGTTCAGCCCGCGCGAGCTATCGTGTGGTAGCGTCCGCTGACCTTTTGAATCAGCTTTCTCTGGATCAGGCCATCGATTGCGGCGGCCGTCTTCGCCCGGTTCCAGCCAAGGTATTTCGAAATATCATCCTGTGAAAGCTTGTCATGCCGGTCCAGCAGGTTGTAAAGCGATCGTTCTTCGGCGCCGATCCCGGTTCGGTCTTCGCGGATAACCGGGAGCACGACCGTTACCGAATCCGGCAGGATTTTAAACGATGGCTTGACGAGCGCCTCCTGATAAGCTTCGTTGATCTTGACGATTCCGCTTCCGAAGCTCTCGATCCAGCCAAGCCGGAATAAAATATTCCCTAAAATCGGATTGCGAAAAATAGAGACATGTCCGTGTAAAAAATTGGATCGCGACAGGTTTTTCGGAAGTCCACCGGGGGAAACGATCTCAATCCGATTTTCGAACATCAGGATACGGGTATGGCTTTCGAAATCCCATCTTCGGTGAACCAGGCTGTTGACGAGTGCTTCCCGAAAAGCGGTACCGGGAATCAGTTCAATGTCTTCTCTTCGGAAATCGACGATTCCTTCGAAAACGTAGTACCTTCGGAACCGCCGCATCATGCTTTCGAATTGCGCCAGAATCGATATTCTTTCGAAGATTTCGCGATCGAAAATTTCGCTGAAGGATTCTCCGATTCGCGCGGTATCGATTCCTGGAAATGAATTCTCGTCCGCGATCAGCTCCGCCGCCTTATTGAAGCCCTCTTTCTCGCTGAAGAGTTGAAGCGTTTTTAAAATATCTTGAGTTAATTCGCTGATCTTCAGCTTATTTTTAAGCTCCTGCTCTAAGCGAACGAAGGTCAGCGGCCCGGATGCGGCGGGAAGCGATTCGAAATTGATATGATGCCCTTCCATGATCAAGTTCTTGAGTTCCGAGCGGTCGACTTCAACGGTTGAGCTGTCTGCTCTTTGATATGCTTTGTTTTTTACCATGTACGGTTTGGCAGAACCTTCGCCGACGTTGAGTTCAATTGTTTTGGCCTGCTGATGAATTTGGAGCCGGAACCTGGGTACCGGACGCAGGTTGTCGTTGATAATGTTTTCAATGCTCAGACAGTGCTGTATTAAATCTCCCGCCAGCCCGACCGTTTCGCCGTTATCGTTGATACCGAAAATGATTTTTCCGCCGCTGTAATTCGCGAACGCGCTGACGGTTTTCAGGAACGAGTTCGAGATAGTTTCTTTATATTCAAGATCGCTTGATTCCCGTTCGATCATAGCGCCTCCTTCCAACAATATAGATTTTAATCGAATTATCCTGAAATCGGAATCAGCGCGTTCCCGATGGCCGGACGGATCGCCGCGCAGATGGCGCTTGAAGAAGACGATGGGAACTTTATCCTGATGCATGCGATGGGCGCGAACACGGCGGGCCAGCTGGGCTCGGTTATTGCCGGCGGCGTCCTCCTGGCGCTCGTACAGAGTATTCTGTAAAACGTTCTTTTCTGCGATATGAAAACGCCTCTCGGATCCGGGAGGCGTTCGTTTTTATCGTTTAGCGAATCTTCAGACCGTCAATCCGCAGAAATACGTCATCGACCGGTTGATCCTGTAAGGCTTCGACGTTCCTTCTTCGATTATCAATTCGATCGTTTTTGTATCTTCATTTATCGAAATATGATGCGGAGGCAGAGGACAGATATAATCAACGATCTTTTTATCAATGGTTTCGCTCAGCCGGCTCAAATCTCCGGATAATCCAACGATCTCTCCCTTGCTGCTCGCTCCGAAAACGATTTTCCCGCCGTTGTAATTCGCGAACGCGCAGGCATTTTTCAAAAATGCAGTTGAAATCGTCTCTTTATATTCGATATCGTCATATATATTCGTTTCCATAATCCTCCATTTTGCTAAGTATACCTTGAATTATCACGGAGCAAATTGGCGAAACAAGCTGAAAATATGGTTTACTTGCCAAATTATTCGGCTATGGACTAAAATTCAAATCAGGGAATTAGGAAACGGATAGAAGGCAAGATATGATGTTGGAACGGATCAGCGAGCATATTTGGATCATGCCGAAGGACGACGAGACCGATCGTCCGGTATTAGGTTATGTCGCCGGTACGAAGACCGCGTTGTTGATCGACGCAGGCAATTCTCCGGACCATATTTCCTATTTCTACGGAGCGGTCCGATCGATGGGTATGCCGGATCCGTCGTTTATCGCGCTGACGCATTGGCACTGGGACCACGTTTTCGGGCTTTCAGGATCACCCGCGAAATCGATCGCCAGCGTCGCGACGAACGAACGGTTGGTTCTGATGCATCGTTGGGACTGGACTGACAGCGCGCTGAGCAGCCGGATCGCCGCAGGGCTGGAGATTCAATGGTCCGCGGATATGATTCGGAGAGCAATGCCTATCCGGCAGAGTTTTAAAATCAAGTCGGCAGATATTACCTTCGAGGATCATTGCGGGCTGCGGATCGATAATATTGAATGCCAGATGCTGCATGTCGGCGGGCCGCACAGCGACGATTCGACCGTCGTTTATATTCCGTCTGAAGACGTGCTGTTTTTGGGCGATTGCTACGCTGAGGATATTTACATGCATAACAGTATCCGGCTGCGCGAGCTGTCGCCGCTTCTCCGGCGGCTCGAAAAAATTGACGCGAAATGGTTTATCCCATCGCATGGCGAGCCGATGGAAAAAGGCGTTTTTCTTGAGGAAATGGGGAAGGTCGAAAAAATCGGTAAGCTGGTTGGGAAGATTACCAACGATGGCGCGCTGGCTGCGGCGTTGGAAAAAGGGTTGGGGCGCCCCGCTACCGAAGATGAACTGACGACGGGTAAGTTTTTCGTTGCCGGGAACCGCTTGAAGCCGGGCGAGAAGAAGCGTTTTATCGACGAGAAAAAAGCGAATATGCATCGCGGTATCGATTCCCGGATCGACGATATTTTATCCGAAGGCTTCATGTAGCTGTTTCGGGTCAGGAATTCGGGAAGCGGTCCTGAGGCGATGCGGCGCGTCATGTAAAATAGAGGCGGAGTTCCCCGCCGAAAAGGCGGACGGCGGCTTAACGAAATTCATATAAAACCCCTGTAGAATGAGGATAGGCGCTGCGTTTGATCGGGTCCGGGCTGACCCGAAGCAAAGCCGAATTCAGCGGAACGGCGGGGGGAAGTTTAAGATGGAATATAAAGATTATTATCAGATTTTGGGCGTCGCGAAAACGGCGAGCGACGATGAAATAAAAAAAGCCTATCGGACGTTGGCGAAAAAATATCATCCGGACGTCAACCGGAACGATAAAAAAGCCGAAGAAAAATTTAAAGAGATTAACGAGGCGTATACCGTTCTTAAGGATAAGGAACAGCGCGCGCGTTACGATCAACTCGGTTCGTCGTATGCGGCCTGGCAGCGGCAGGGTGGAAATTCGGCGAATTATGACTGGTCAAGCTGGCGTCAGGCAGGGCCTGGCGGCGCGACGTACACGACCGGCGGTTATGGCGATTTTTCTGACTTTTTTGAGCAGATTTTCAGCGCTTACGGCCAGCGGGGGCAGTCGACGTACCGGACGGCAACTGCCGATATCGACGGATTTGGCGATATTTTTGGCGGTTTTTCCCGTTCCGGAACGCGGACGGTGGCTCGCGAGGAGCCGAAAAAGATCGAAAAGGAAATCGAGATTACCTTCGACGAGGCGTTTCATGGGACGGAACGCGTGATTACGCTGAACGAAAAGCGGATTACGGCGAAGATTCCTGCCGGCGCGAAGACTGGAACGAAGGTAAGATTAAAGGGCGTTCTCCCGAACGGCGGGGATTTATATCTGGTCGTTCGCCTGGCGCAGGGTTCGAAATTTACGGTGGACGGCGATACGCTTGTTACCGATGTTAAAGTGGATTTGCTGACCGCGGTATTGGGCGGGTCGGCGGTCGTTGAAACGCCGGACGATAAGGTCATGCTGACGATTCCGGCGGGAACGCAGTCGGAAACGAAGTTCCGGCTGGCGGGGAAAGGCATGCCGAAGGTGAACCGGGGCGGAGAACGCGGCGATCTTTACGCGCGAATTCGCGTCGTGATTCCCGAGTCGCTGACTCCGCAGCAGCGCGGATTATATGAAGAATTGAGGAAAGTGACTTAGACCGTATGAAGAAAAAGAAATTGCATTTTATTCCGCTCGGCGGATTGGGTGAGGTTGGGCGGAATATGATGCTCTTCGGGTATGACGACCGCTATATTATTATTGACTGCGGCGTTCAATTTCCGGATAGTTCGATGATCGGGATTGATTTTATTATTCCGGATATGACGTTCCTCCAGGGAAAAGAAGCGAATATTTTAGGCGTTTTCGTGACGCACGCGCATGAGGACCATATTGGCGCGCTGGTCCACCTGTTTAAGGTTATCGAGAACGTTCCGACCTACGCGACGCAGCTGACGGCCGGCATGATTGAGACGCGCCTGGCGCGCGGCGGGCAGCTGAATAAAACGAAGATTATGGTCACCAACGCCGGCGATACGATCGAGACGGGACCGTTTAAAGTTGAATTTATTCACGTTACCCATTCGATCCCGGACTCGGTCGCGTTCGCGATTCATACGCCGGCAGGGACGGTCGTCGTAACCGGCGACTTCAAGTTTGACCTGACGCCGATCGATGGCTGGGGCGCGGATTTATCCAAGCTGGCTTCCGTCGGCGATAAGGGCGTTTTAGCCCTTTTCAGCGATTCGACCAACAGCGAGAAGCCGGGCTGGACGCCGTCCGAGCGGGAAATTACCCCCACGTTTGAGCATGTTTTTGAGACGGCGCCGGGCCGGATTATTATTTCGTCGTTCGCCTCGCTGATTTCCCGGCTGCAGCAGGTAACGGACATTGCGCGCCGTTATGGACGGAAGATCTGTATCGTCGGAACGAGCATGATCGATAACGTCAATCTGGCAAAGAAGCTCGGCTATCTTGAAATGCCTGACGATTGCGTTGTGTCGTTGGACGACGCGCTGTCGCTTCCGGATCATAAGCTCGTTATTCTCTGTACGGGGTCGCAGGGCGAGCCGACGGCGATCCTCGGACGCTTATCGACCGGAAAATATTCGGCGTTCAGTATCAAGGAAGGCGATACGGTCGTCCTCTCGTCGCATCCGATTCCCGGCAATGAGGAACAGGTGTCGCTGATTATTAATCGCCTGATCCGCATGGGGGCGAACGTGATCTATAATTCGCTGCTTTCGGTGCATGTCTCAGGTCATGCCTGCGCGGATGAAATGAAGATGATGATCAGTCTGATCCGGCCGAAATACCTGATCCCGGTCCATGGCGAGCTGCGCCAGCTGACGCGGCATAAGACGCTCGGGACGCTGATGGATATTCCTGCGGAAAATATTTTTGTGATCGAAAATGGGCAGACGCTGGTCTTTGACGACGGTACGGCGAAGCTGGGGCCGAAGGTGCCGGCGTCCGTCGTCCTGGTCGATGGGACGAACGTTGGCGATATGACGGCGGATATTCTGTATCAGCGCGAGCGCCTGGCGGACAGCGGGGTTGTCGTCGTGACGCTGATCCTGAACCGCGGGAATAACAGCCTGATCCGTGAGCCGAAGATCGTTCATGAGGGCCTGATGACGGAAAAGGAGATGATGAGTTATCAGGAGGAGCTGGACGATCTGATCGCGTCGACGATCGCGAAGAAAAATGGCCAGAGCCAGGAGGCGCTGGAGAAGAACCTGGAACAGGTCCTCAGGCGGTTCTTCTATACGACGACCGGGCGCGCGCCCTGGATTATCGTGAACCCGTTTTATCTGTGAGGAATGTTTTTAGTATCCCATGAAAATTCGAGAGGAACCCTGCGACGGATGGAAAACTTAGCAAAATATATTCGGCCCAGCTTAGCGGAAAAGTTCGAATTTCAAAGCTATGGCCATGCGCTGGAGATTCTGAGCGAAGCGTTCCCGACTGAGTGGAAAGAGATTCAAGATTGCCTGGAAAATTTATCCATATCGGTCGCAGATATTCGAGCCGCAGGGGGAAACGAAACGGCGATCCCGAAAAAATTCGACGATTTCCTCTATCCAGTCGGTTGGAGAGAGATAAAAATTACCGGAGACTTACTCGTTAAGCTTTTCCCACGAAGAGAGAATCAACGCGGAAGATTTTCAAATATGCCTTATGAGGAACGGATTATCTCGGGATATATCGATGGCCACAATATCGACTTTATTAAAAACAAGGTCGCGTTTGATTTGGAATGGAATAGTAAGGACCAAACGTTTGACAGGGACTTACTGGCGATGCGAACGTATTTCGATTGCGGATTAATAGAGGTAGGTATTATCGTAACTCGTTCCAAAGAGTTAGACGAGGTTTTCAGAAGTCTTATCGATTTAAACGGAAGATCCCTGATTCAAAAGTATGGAGCGAGTACGACATGGCTCGGGAAATTGGAAACTCGATTGAAATCAAGACGAAATGGCGGTTGTCCAATTTTGGCCGTTGGAATTCGGAAGACGTGCATTATGGTGGATTTGTAATGGAATCGGGGGAGTTAGATCGAACAGTTGCGGATCTCCTTGCGTATACCGCGGGGAAAAAATATAAAACGATTTATGCCGATCCGCCATGGCAATTTCAGAACCGAACCGGGAAGGTCGCTCCGGAGCATAAACGATTAAGTCGGTATCCTACGATGGACTTGGATCAGATTAAAGCGCTTCCTGTTGGAAGGATCGCCGACGAGAAAAGTCATTTGTATTTGTGGGTCCCGAACGCTTTACTCCCGGATGGCTTGGATGTCATGAAAGATTGGGGCTTTGAGTATAAAACCAATATTATTTGGGAAAAGATCCGAAAAGACGGAATGCCGGATGGGCGGGGCGTTGGTTTTTATTTTCGGAATGTGACGGAGATTCTTTTGTTTGGCGTCAGAGGCGATAAAAATCGGACGCGCGAGTCTGGTCGTTCTCAAGTCAATCTGATTCGTTCTATGAAGCGGGAGCACTCTCGCAAGCCGGATGAATTTATTTCTTTAATTGAAGACTGCTCTTTTGAACCATATATAGAATTATTCGCTCGTGGAAATCGGAGTGGCTGGGACATGTGGGGGAATCAAGCTGATGACGATTATGAACCAACGTGGGATACGTACGCGAATCATACGGTCTCAATCAAATCTTCGCAGCTTCGTTTTATCGTCGATGGGGCAACGGAAGTTGTCGGATAGGTCCGCTGCTCTGATGGACTGCCCCAGAGAGTCAGACTTTTCGTTTCAATCAAAAAGAACGGCCTTTTATTGGCCGTTCTTTTCATCCGCCGCGACAGGCTTTTAACTTTTGCGGGCGTTCTTGCGCATGTCGAAGATGACCGACAGGATAATTACGAGGCCCTCGACGATCTGCTGCCAGTAGGAATGCACCCCCATCAGCGTCATCCCGTTGCGCATGACCGAAAGGACGAGCGCGCCGATAACCGCGCCGCCGATCGTTCCGATTCCGCCGGAATGGCTCGTTCCGCCGATCGTCGTCGACGCGATCGCGGTCAGCTCGTACCCGGTCGCCAGTCCTGGCTGAGCTGAGACCATCCGTCCGGACGAAACGATCGCCGCCACGCCGCAGAGCAAGCCCATCAGCGTATAGATCCAGACGAGCGTTCCTTTGACGTTGACGCCGGAAACCTGCGCTGCGTTGATGTTGCCGCCGATCGCGTACGCGCGTTTCCCGAAACGCGTCTGCGAGAGGAGGGTCCACATGATCGCGATCATGACGATATAAATCCATCCGGGCATCGGGATCCCGAGGAAACGCCCCTGCCCGATGAATTTGAACTGCGGGATGAGCGTGCTGATCGGGCGTCCGTTGGTATAGAGGTACGTCGCGCCCCGCGCGATTGTCGTCATCCCCAACGTTGCGATAAACGCCGGGATCCCTGTGTAGGCGATAAGCGATCCGTTAATCGCTCCGGCAACCATGCCGACGAGCAGCGCGGCGAGAATCGGGACGATAATCGGAAGCTCCGGCAGGTTCGGATAAACTTTATTCGCGGCGCCGGAGGTCTGGCCCAGCGAGGTCGCGACAACCGCCGACAGCGCTAAAATCGATCCGACGGACAGGTCGATTCCTTTTGAGATGATTACGATCGTCATCCCCAGCGATAGGATCCCGTAGATCGACGTCTGGGTTAAAATATTCAGCAGGTTATCCCAGGTCCGGAAATTCGGCTTGACGATCGACAGGAACAGGATCATCGCCAATAAGACGATCGCAATCCCGTATTTATTAAGAATCGTTTTGAAAGTGGTCTGGTTAGGTTTCATGAAAGCGTTCCTTCTCTGAGGTTTACTTGGATCCGTTTATTGCGAACCG includes:
- a CDS encoding cytidine deaminase, producing the protein MNRKQLIDLALDARKKSYSPYSGYAVGAALLTKSGAVFTGANIENAVLGLTICAERTAIFQAVLAGERAFERIVVATRDGGSPCGSCRQVMAEFSLEMEVTMVNGDGEIVSESTVAGLLPYAFTPLNLKSAERG
- a CDS encoding DNA repair protein RecO, which codes for MPFVEKSIRVQAMILAHYNYGESDRFVRMLTPDRGKLSALARGVRKMNSRKAGHLEPFTVVSAQLVQGRGSAWTVQQVETQEAYPDLACNLETTCYAAYVAELADRFSDEETESRDLFNLVVRTIRRLHSDDDPYPALRLFDFRLLDLTGYRPQLQDCVGCGEAIRPQAQYFSLSFGGALCPNCAALDCHALPISTRTLKFFRYYQARSLADTGVVPWPGELRAESDRILNAYFTHILERKINSREFLEKVG
- a CDS encoding glutaconyl-CoA decarboxylase subunit beta, encoding MSISSIFDTFYFLNWKELVMIAIGLILIYLAIVREYEPTLLLPIGFGCILANLGMSSYQTFTATEINAATGEIVSVTKSGFMKVLYDAGIGTELFPLLIFIGVGAMIDFRPLLAMPKMVILGAAGQFGIYGTLILASALAKFIPGLNWGLAETASIGTIGAIDGPTAIYVTSKIAPQILGPVAVAAYSYMSLIPIIQPPVMKALTSRKDRMIHMEYAPRPVSDRAIIVFPMLVTIAISIISPDAAPLIAALMLGNLMKESGVVDRLDKASQNEIINVSTLFLGLTVGGTMTGDQFLNFGVLIIMVLGLFAFVLDTAAGVLFGQLMKVLTGGKINPLIGACGISAFPMAGRIAAQMALEEDDGNFILMHAMGANTAGQLGSVIAGGVLLALVQSIL
- a CDS encoding ribonuclease J, coding for MKKKKLHFIPLGGLGEVGRNMMLFGYDDRYIIIDCGVQFPDSSMIGIDFIIPDMTFLQGKEANILGVFVTHAHEDHIGALVHLFKVIENVPTYATQLTAGMIETRLARGGQLNKTKIMVTNAGDTIETGPFKVEFIHVTHSIPDSVAFAIHTPAGTVVVTGDFKFDLTPIDGWGADLSKLASVGDKGVLALFSDSTNSEKPGWTPSEREITPTFEHVFETAPGRIIISSFASLISRLQQVTDIARRYGRKICIVGTSMIDNVNLAKKLGYLEMPDDCVVSLDDALSLPDHKLVILCTGSQGEPTAILGRLSTGKYSAFSIKEGDTVVLSSHPIPGNEEQVSLIINRLIRMGANVIYNSLLSVHVSGHACADEMKMMISLIRPKYLIPVHGELRQLTRHKTLGTLMDIPAENIFVIENGQTLVFDDGTAKLGPKVPASVVLVDGTNVGDMTADILYQRERLADSGVVVVTLILNRGNNSLIREPKIVHEGLMTEKEMMSYQEELDDLIASTIAKKNGQSQEALEKNLEQVLRRFFYTTTGRAPWIIVNPFYL
- a CDS encoding restriction endonuclease; protein product: MENLAKYIRPSLAEKFEFQSYGHALEILSEAFPTEWKEIQDCLENLSISVADIRAAGGNETAIPKKFDDFLYPVGWREIKITGDLLVKLFPRRENQRGRFSNMPYEERIISGYIDGHNIDFIKNKVAFDLEWNSKDQTFDRDLLAMRTYFDCGLIEVGIIVTRSKELDEVFRSLIDLNGRSLIQKYGASTTWLGKLETRLKSRRNGGCPILAVGIRKTCIMVDL
- a CDS encoding S-adenosylmethionine-binding protein — translated: MESGELDRTVADLLAYTAGKKYKTIYADPPWQFQNRTGKVAPEHKRLSRYPTMDLDQIKALPVGRIADEKSHLYLWVPNALLPDGLDVMKDWGFEYKTNIIWEKIRKDGMPDGRGVGFYFRNVTEILLFGVRGDKNRTRESGRSQVNLIRSMKREHSRKPDEFISLIEDCSFEPYIELFARGNRSGWDMWGNQADDDYEPTWDTYANHTVSIKSSQLRFIVDGATEVVG
- a CDS encoding sugar ABC transporter permease, which translates into the protein MKPNQTTFKTILNKYGIAIVLLAMILFLSIVKPNFRTWDNLLNILTQTSIYGILSLGMTIVIISKGIDLSVGSILALSAVVATSLGQTSGAANKVYPNLPELPIIVPILAALLVGMVAGAINGSLIAYTGIPAFIATLGMTTIARGATYLYTNGRPISTLIPQFKFIGQGRFLGIPMPGWIYIVMIAIMWTLLSQTRFGKRAYAIGGNINAAQVSGVNVKGTLVWIYTLMGLLCGVAAIVSSGRMVSAQPGLATGYELTAIASTTIGGTSHSGGIGTIGGAVIGALVLSVMRNGMTLMGVHSYWQQIVEGLVIILSVIFDMRKNARKS